The DNA window AATTATCTTTATCCGCATCAATGAAAACCAAATCAAAAACTTCTTCAGTTTCTTTTAAAAAATCTTTGGCATCCTGAAGTCTAAAATATATCTGCTCTGAATATTCACTTTCTGAAAAATATTTCTGGGGAAGATAAGCAAGATCTTCATTCACATCTAAAGTCGTAATTTTTCCATCTTTAGACAAGCCTGTAGCTAAGCAAAGGGTTGCATAACCTGTAAAAGTTCCTATTTCAAGAACATTTTTAGGCTGCATCATTTTGGAAATAATAGTCAAAAGCCTTCCCTGCTGATAGCCGGAGATCATGTGAGGCTGCGTTGTTTTCTGGAAAGTTTCTCTCCTTAATTTTTTTAGAATTTCAGGTTCTGAAGAAGCATGTGCTTCCAAATATCTGTCCATTTCAGGGTTCTTTTCTTCAAAAAAACTCATGTTACCAATTTTTGTTATTCAAATTTAGCTAAATAAAAGAAAAAAATACCTCAATCCGCAACAAAAGATATGATAAAAATAGGGAAACCCTCATTATAAATACCGTAAAAACCCGGATGGTTTCGCCGACAATACATGGTATCTTTGCTAAGCGATAACGACACCAAATATTATATTATATATACCATGGAAACAGAAGTAAGTAAAGTTAAACAAAAGAGAAGAGTTACAGGATCTCTCGAAAATGTATCTTCTTCTGGAGAAAAGACACGCAAATTATCCGATTCATTTTTTAAGCGAATTATTTCATTATTGAAAAGAGAAGAACTAGTTTGATTAAAAGAATAAATCCCGAATTTCTTCGGGATTTATTTATTATTATAGTTTTTGAATTATTTCTTAGGCGTAATATCCATTAGTTTCATAAACTCATCAAGTTTAGGCATAATGATAATTTCTGTTCTTCTGTTTTCAGCTCTTCCGGAAACGCTCATATTTGTTGCCTTAGGATTGTATTCTGAACGTCCTCCCGCAGTAATTCTTGAAGGATCAACACCAAACTGAGTTTGTAGTATTTTAGCAACAGCAGTACCTCTCAATGCAGAAAGATCCCAGTTATCTCTTGGTAAATTCGCTGAACTTAAAGGAGCATTATCTGTGTTACCTTCGATCAATACAGAATATTTATCGTAATCGTTGATTACTTTCGCTACTTTACCTAACACCTCCTGAGCTGCAGGCAAGATATTGTAATCTCCAGTTTTATATAACATTTTATCAGATAGAGAAATCATAACTACTCCTTTCAATACTTTTATCTGAACATCTTCATCCGTCACATTATCCAATGATCTTTTCAGTTTATTAGACAATGCTAAGTTCAAGCTATCGTTTTTAGCATTATTTGAAATCAATTGCTTGATATAAGAGTTGGAA is part of the Chryseobacterium paludis genome and encodes:
- a CDS encoding O-methyltransferase encodes the protein MSFFEEKNPEMDRYLEAHASSEPEILKKLRRETFQKTTQPHMISGYQQGRLLTIISKMMQPKNVLEIGTFTGYATLCLATGLSKDGKITTLDVNEDLAYLPQKYFSESEYSEQIYFRLQDAKDFLKETEEVFDLVFIDADKDNYAEYFRLIKPHTKSGSVILFDNVLWYGKVLEENPKQRSTQVIKELNDLIAKDEDFENLILPLRDGVNFLRRK
- a CDS encoding OmpA family protein; its protein translation is MKILKILAVSAMALGMTSCVSKKQYDALSSNYKQCIENIGERQREIQDLKSQNSALSGENNLLKSQHDALKSSLDACLSNTGKSSANIDKLVGEINASNSYIKQLISNNAKNDSLNLALSNKLKRSLDNVTDEDVQIKVLKGVVMISLSDKMLYKTGDYNILPAAQEVLGKVAKVINDYDKYSVLIEGNTDNAPLSSANLPRDNWDLSALRGTAVAKILQTQFGVDPSRITAGGRSEYNPKATNMSVSGRAENRRTEIIIMPKLDEFMKLMDITPKK